The sequence gtgtttggaAAGGGGGTATGTATAAGATCTAACCTTGGTTGGATTTTCCATTAGTCagtcatacatgtagatgcttAATTAAAactctatttgtgttgagtttgatcTCCATAAATtctcataactttgtcatacttcactgaaattcaaagtttcatataccatatGCCCGGAtaccttgttaaaaagcgcttctatctatatgctgtagagctggtgagctccaaccagctaaaagttagcattttccatgtataGAAGTCCcattgtccaccacataattaaagcataaatgaagccataattgaccacataacttccggggtcaaACTCAATGCAAATAGATTTTAGTTTTGTAGGTAATCTGTGTAAGAGCGTGCGAGTGGTTGTAGTACGTGATCCATGAAGTGGGCAGAAGGGGAGAGCATGGAATTAGAATGGGAAATTATTGGTTGTACCGGGTAGTGTCGTACATATTTGTGAATTTTGAGTATTCCGTAGAACTTGGGAGGTTAATTGTGTATTTTGGGGTTTGGGAAGTATAAGCATGTTTTGAGATTTTTGTGTATTGCGTTTAGTTGTGGTGAAAAATGTCTGGTGGTTTCTTGTAGTTGATGTTCTAGTTGGTGTTGTTGTGTTAATCTGTACGTACTTTGGTCACAGAGTACAAGAGAGCATTGTTGTATGTAGTTGTCCGTATCTATGCCAAGATTTGTGTCTGCTGGTTTTATGGTTTTGTTCAATGTCTGCTCGAGTATTGGCAATACTCATTTATCCACatggcatgcaattattgctatgTCAGCTTATTCAATTGAAAacttgagctagctagctagctacatgtagccttTCAAGTAATAGTGAAAGGTCTAGGCCAGGTCCTGAGGATCCGATGGTTACCGATAGTGCTACCCCTTGTTCCTGTGGTGTAGAGAGAAAATTCGTTGTCCTGAAAACTAGTCATGGTGAAGATGACTTGCTAGCTGATTGCGACACTTTTTTTATGTTATTTCAACTTGTACAACTTTTCATACCGTAATGAAATGATTCATTGTTCTTTGCTGATTGACAAAAATTATGTGTCTTACCAATTTTAGCTAATGGCCAGTTTGTTTGTTCGGACATTATTATGGCTGAACATTTACAAATTGTTATTTTGTGCACTGCACAAGTGATCTCAGTCAGGCTGCTTGTATGGGCATTGGGTTGTAATGGACAATGAGCATATGGAAATAATTGCCAAGTGTTGATTGTTTCGTCTCTGTCTCGCTGGGTATCTCCTGGTGTGTTGTTGAGCTTGTATATATTGCTCATCCCTTCAACACTGGATTAGCAAGAAAAGTTTTGATACGTAAATATCCCGACCACAAGAGAAGGCcggtggtgtgagtgggtggggcaatgGAGTCCACTCAACCATGCATCTCATGGACCCAATTAAGAGtgttctaacataattatacacatagagATTATCAtccgtatgtatgtatgtatgcatgtatgctgaTTTTGTATTATGATGAATTTGAATACATTTTGTGATCTTGTGTGTGCATTGGGTGCACGATGtgagatcaatttcaacatggtatggagtgttgttaacatggagggtgacattgtatgagtgtgtgttgtctgtatCTCAGGCAACTGGTCAGAGGGCTAGCAATAGAGTGGGTGTAGAATGTTGCTAGGCAATATAGCcacaagtatgtgtgtaccATTATGGTCTAACCATAATCAATACTTTGATcctatgaatattgttgtgcatgcatcacCTGACCTGTCACTGTGAGAGATGTGAGTCTATAGCTGCTTTTGCCAAGCTTTGAGCTTTTCTTTCTACTACTAAACACTTTTCTAAaggtgagcataattattgtacatgttctgATACATTCGTTGTAATTctttgctattattattataaagcttGACACGCCCCTTTTTTAGCTTATTGTTATCCTTTTCTCTCCCCCCTCAGTTTTGTGTCAATGGCTGAGAGGCTGAGTGCTGCTCAAGAAGCTCTCTCCAAAGTGGAGGACCAGCTGTCATGCCTAGTCTGTCTGGAGCCCTACACCAACCCTCGACTGCTCTCCTGTTTCCACGTCTACTGTCAAcattgtctcgaggatataGTTGCCCACAATCGACAAGGCCAGCTGGAATGCCCCAAGTGTCGCCGGCCCacccccctaccccccactgGTGTGAGTGGCCTCCAGGCTGCCTTCCATGTACACCATCTCTTTGACATCCAAGAAACACTCAAGAAGGTGAAAGAGCCTCAGAAATTGGCCTGTGAGAAATGTTCTGTTACCAATCGTAAAGCCACCAGCTTTTGCCGACAATGCACCAAGTTCATCTGCGAGAAGTGTACCAATACACACAAAGAATGGGACGAGCTCAAGAATCATGAACTTGTTAGTATCGAAAAAGTGGAGGGGGATTTGATTCGTCTTGTTTCTCCGAATAAGGTGACCACTCGCTGCCCCAAACATAACAAAAGCCTCAAGCTGTACTGTGAACATTGTGGAGAACTGATCTGTACCCACTGCATTGTACAAATACACAAAGACCACAAGTACTGTGTGATTTCCGACACCTTTGAGAGCCACAAGAAAGAGATCCTGGACTCCCTGGGACCCGTTGAGAAACAGCTAGAGGCCACCGACACAGCTCTCATCAATCTGGATGGACAACATGCCGAAATTGTTGAACACGGAGGAAAACTTGCGACCAATATCCACTCGAAATTTGATGAACTCCATCAAGCTCTGTATGCTCGTGAGGGGGAGCTTATGGCCGAGTTggaaggccacacccaacaaCAGCTCAAGAGCCTCTCTGCTCAGCGAGAGGAGGTGGAGATCCTCCAAACCCAACGTAGCAGCTGCCTGCATTTCGTGAGGGAGAGCATTCGTACCGGGTCTCCAGGAGACGTGCTCAAGATGAAGCAAGGTGTGGTGAAGCAAGTGAGAGAGCTGGTGGacacctttgaccccaacaCCCTAGAGCCTCGTGAGACAACCAACACCTGTTTTGTGCCTTCTGCTCAGCTAGTCAAAGATTATAAAGTATTTGGAGCCATTGGCACACTATCAGTAACTGTCACCCCTACAAAAAGACTCAACAAAACCAGAGTACAAGGATCCACTAGTCTTCGATTTTCAAACACAAATCATCAACTGATCCAAATTCCATCCTTAAACATTAAAGCCGAACTTATATCGAAATCAACGAATCAGACGACAAACTGTGTTGTGAAGGAACGAGGGAAGGGAGAGTACGAGATCTCTTACCAGCCGACAGTGGGCGGGGCCAGCGAGCTGATCGTGAAAGTGGGTGGAGAGGAGGTGGCAGGAAGTCCATTCCCTGTGGCAGTCAAGACTCCGATCGATAAACTAGGAACTGTTATTAAGACTATCAATGATCTCAAGAAACCTTGGGGAGTGGCACTCAACCAAGCTGGGGAGATAATTGTGGCTGAAGCCAATGCTGGTATTGTCTCGATATTTAGCCCCACAGGACACGAGCTGCAAACATTAGACACTCGAGGCACAGCGATTCCTCGTGATGTGGCAGTGGACGGTGATGACAATATTCTGGTGGTGGACGCTGGTAATCATCGACTGTTGAAGTTCTCACGTGAAGGAGACCTGATAGCAGCAGTTGGTAGTCATGGCGATGGTGCTGGACAGTTTAACAATCCGATTGGTGTTTGTGTCAACAGTGTCAATGGGAAGGTGTATGTGCTTGATCATGGCGCTCACTGtgttcacatcttcaactctGACCTCACCTACTCCAGCAAGTTCGGCAGCTATGGCAGTCAGTTTAAATTGCCCTATGACGTTGCATCTGATCGTagtggttgtgtgtatgtggttgaTGCTGGTAATAATCGAGTGCAAGTCTTCACACCCGATGGTGGCTATCTGAGGAGGTTTGGGAAGTATGGCAGTGGAAATGGAGAACTTAACTGCCCTGTCAGCATCTGTGTGGACAGTGATGATCTGGTGTATGTGGGGGAGAATGAGAACAATCGTGTCTCAGTGTTCACGTGTGAGGGAGTGTTTCTCAAGTCGTTTGGATCAAAGGGATCTGTACCAGGACAGTTCATCAGTCCTTATGGCATAGCAGTAGAccagtgtggtgtggtgtatgtgtctgATTATAGTGGCAACAATAGAGTGCAAATATTTTCCTAGTTTATTTTTGTTATTAAATTGTTGAGTTATTGTAACATTGCTAATGAATATTGAAATTGAAACCAGTGAATTCTTTGCCCATGCTGtccctgtgtacgtgtactgaGTCTCTCCTGTTATAGTCGTACCTTTAGTATCGTACTTCACCCCACCCTTTGCTGCAGGGTCTCCATGGTGATATGGTGCTGATAGCGGGCATCAACACTGGTACGGCCAAGGTCAAGGTCCGTCTGAGGGAGAGGGCGTTACAGGGGGTGGAGCCTGATATCATCAAGCTACTAGTCATTGAGAACATGATGCTATAACCCTCCATGGATGTGTACATTCTGCCACTGCCACCCACAGAGGTCAAGGGTCACCGGACTGGACGCCATCCTACAAGACAACAGTAttaaattattgtgtgtgggtgtgtggatcATTGTCTCGTTGCTTAATAATACAGAGATATATTTGTCCTTGCAGAATCTTTTGTGCCGAGCCTGTTTCCATGACGATACGACCAGTGATTGGTCATATGCCAGACTGCCCTGTATTGACTCAGACCAACAATCACAATATTCAGGTACACTCTAAGTACTAAGATTTAGTCTAGTGACATTATTTTCACAAGTAGATTTGTTTTTCACACTCTGAATCAATGTCTTAATTAATTGTCTTTATTGTGTTGGTCTGCAGTTTCTTGTGCGGAGTGGGTGACTCTTGAACCTTGAAATAACGCTGTATGACAATGTGGGTAGGACGTTTACAACTTTAGATTGCTGCAATGTACGTGGTGatcgtccaatcagaatgctCTACCCACCCCCCAGACCTCCTCACTACAACACAAGGACTCAGATAGTAAGTGTGTTGTTGAGGGGGACAACTTTTGCCACTGATTTTAGCATACCATTACTTTGATAGAACTTCCTATAAgagttacatgtgtacagtggtggCTGTACCACTTTGAGAGCCTGTAACTTGAATTTTGGTAGTCTGATTTCAATTTTCTGAAGTTATGGGAGCTTTTTTTAAGTTAAATGGAGCTCATTCATTTGGTATGCTTAaaattaatcataattatagccagatTTCAGCTAAATACCATGGACTACAGTCCTGCATGGTCTTTTTCTGACATTTTGTTGCTCATAATGTGGGGGTTGATTGTGCTATTTCATAAAACCATAAAACCATTGAAATTGAACCACCAGAACATAATGTAGTCTGGTATCCCAGTATCATAAGGTTGGTGGAATGGTgttgactgcatgcaatgtGTATACAGGTCAAGCCCAAACCGTGGACTCCAACACAGGGCAGCTGGTTACATACTTGCAAGATGAAGTCCATGTACACGTTATCAAACTAACTGGAGTCAAACTTTTTGTACCATCAACCAAACTACTCGCCGGTGAAGAAATTGCCGTTTATGCTATTGGAATGCACAACGAGAGCCCGTTCTCTTTCGGGAGTGTGACGTCAGAGCTGTCGTTTCATTGGTCGGTTAGCAATATGGACATACTAGTTCTCTCGTCCGTCTACGAAGAGGCTGGTGTTTCGTTGGACGAAGAGCAAGATTTCGATGCCATGCTACGTGCTCGCAATCCAGGACAAAGTGTAGTACGGATCACGGCCAAGTGTGGAACTGGAATGTGCGATCCGGAACTGGCTACTTTCACAAATCAGGTTCAGGTTCGAGTTTTACCTCCTCTAGAGTTACTGCGACCGATAGGCGGCCATTTTCTATTGCCTCAAAATGGGAAAGCAAAGATTGTGACGAATTGCGATGGAATCTCTCGATTGAGTTATCAGCTGATGCAGAGCGTGGGCATTGGGAGTGGGAGTAGTGTGATACGTGTGAGTAGTGAGGGGGAGATCGGTACAGCTGCTGTAAACGGACATGCTGTTGTCATGGTGACTGCGGATGCAATGGGCATGGGACTCAATCAGAGTGCGGTCGTACATGTGGAGGTAAGTGTGTAACAGTGGCCTCTCGGGATAGTTTTAATTCAGTGTTCAGTGTTCTTCCCAGGCCTTTTCAGCTAAGGTTccttagttataattataatgtttgaAATGTACTAGCTTAATTACCGCAATAATTGAAATTCATAGTTTGCCTTTAGCTTGTTTCTGTGATAGATGGCAAATTAGATTGCGTAtagtgccccccccccccccccatctcTCTTGAATAATGTACTATAGCGCTGCAATTCATTCCGCTACTATTCTACAACATTCTATTGATctttctacataattataacgtgcAGCcactaatacatgtacatgtaagtagaaTGGCATtaagcagaggaggttggttgGAAGGAAGTTGAGATCACGTACAAAAATATCAATTAAAGCTCTAAATGTGCTGAGTCGGCGCTATTTTTGtgtctagtcagcagtttCATAGATAGCTACTGGACATCAAGAAAATGGGTAGTCTGCATGACTTCTCCCTCACTCCAAGCTGTACTACATTGATCACTACACCTGCTTATGATTTAAAATCTCTACTAAGGTTTCTCTTAGCCAAAGTACTACATTTACGGAGATGAGACTTATCTTCCTGGATTAAACAGGAGTCTGGCGTGTAGGTGCTCCTCTGGATCTTCTACTCCTCATCTCTAGCTCTTGATATCTTATGTATAACTAAACTACTGACTAGACACAAAAATAGTCTCCATTCTCAGATGACTTTAAGTATGTAATGGTCATCAAACTTCTATCATGGCATGTATAGTTTCataaaaatcattataagaaaatcatgaatattcatgagcaaacagtTTACCGCAACCTTAACGTTGAGAGCCTGTAACTTGAATTTCGGTAGTCTGATTtcaattttctgaaagttaTGGGAGCTTTTTTTAAGTTAAATGGAGCTCATTCATTTGGTATGCTTAaaattaatcataattatagccagatTTCAGCTAAATACCATGGACTACAGTCCTGGTTTTTTCTGACATTTTGTTGCTCATAATGTGGGGGTTGATTGTGCTATTTTATAGAGCTTCATAAAaccattgaaattggaccacTAGAACATAATGTAGTCTGGTATCCCAGTATCATAAGGTTGGTGGAATTGTGTTGACTGCATGCAACGTGTATACTAGTACacggtacatgtaattctttattatactgcacaccatactgtacttatccacacgcccacacacacacacacacacacacacacacacacacacacacacacagctccctgAGTGTCAATTTCTTTCTTTCTCTCCTCCTTCGCAATCTGACTGTTTGCAGCACCCAGACACTGGTGAGGTTCATGACCTCCCGACCCTCATAACCAAGCACCAGGTGGTGGAGATCAACGACCCAGTGCAAGTGACCCCCAAACACCTCGTCATTCTCTGGGACCCCCAAACAGAGTTCAAATACCAGCACCAATGGAATGTgagtgtgctagctagcttgttgatAGCTAAACCTGTGTAGGATACCAGCTACATAGGCTTGTAcatggcttgtaataataattaccgtatagcaagtaattttcgtatggtaGAAatgtacaaaaattaaaactgctcTACCGctataggttcaacgtcactatcctgagctgtacgaatatttagaatACAAAGTGCACGTAAGAACAGTTCATACGAACATTTGCATCAAAGAAAAGTGTAGTAGACAGTTGTATAATTCCGATTGTAATACATTTTTATATCAGGTGACTGAATGGTCTTGTGTGAGGTGGAGGGGATTGCTCACCACTAGGACCAAGGGGAAGTCCCTAGTGGTAGCCGTGGATACCAAAAACACGGCTcactttgataaacagaggtACCGTAcattatgcaataattatgcattgctAGGAGCTCATAAAGAGGATTAtacaactcccacgcacactcCATTCTGATCTCCTGTTTAGCAATAAATGGCTGaattagcatgcatgcattggaggggtagttgaacatctttcaatagccataactttagttccgttgatcTAATATAAAAACTCTCACGATActtttttctgaaagcttatagaaagagacctttcaaattatgTTTTTCTATCTAAAATTTTGTTGCGGCCAGAATTTGTTGTTTTTCGGAAGTAATGAACTTtgaggtctctttctaagcttacaaaaaatcagaaaatcattgaaataattatgatccactGAATTCAAGTTTTGGCAACGTAAACATACAGTCCTCGGaccattgattaaactgaTGGGGTTGTTGAa comes from Halichondria panicea chromosome 3, odHalPani1.1, whole genome shotgun sequence and encodes:
- the LOC135333312 gene encoding RING finger protein nhl-1-like, translated to MAERLSAAQEALSKVEDQLSCLVCLEPYTNPRLLSCFHVYCQHCLEDIVAHNRQGQLECPKCRRPTPLPPTGVSGLQAAFHVHHLFDIQETLKKVKEPQKLACEKCSVTNRKATSFCRQCTKFICEKCTNTHKEWDELKNHELVSIEKVEGDLIRLVSPNKVTTRCPKHNKSLKLYCEHCGELICTHCIVQIHKDHKYCVISDTFESHKKEILDSLGPVEKQLEATDTALINLDGQHAEIVEHGGKLATNIHSKFDELHQALYAREGELMAELEGHTQQQLKSLSAQREEVEILQTQRSSCLHFVRESIRTGSPGDVLKMKQGVVKQVRELVDTFDPNTLEPRETTNTCFVPSAQLVKDYKVFGAIGTLSVTVTPTKRLNKTRVQGSTSLRFSNTNHQLIQIPSLNIKAELISKSTNQTTNCVVKERGKGEYEISYQPTVGGASELIVKVGGEEVAGSPFPVAVKTPIDKLGTVIKTINDLKKPWGVALNQAGEIIVAEANAGIVSIFSPTGHELQTLDTRGTAIPRDVAVDGDDNILVVDAGNHRLLKFSREGDLIAAVGSHGDGAGQFNNPIGVCVNSVNGKVYVLDHGAHCVHIFNSDLTYSSKFGSYGSQFKLPYDVASDRSGCVYVVDAGNNRVQVFTPDGGYLRRFGKYGSGNGELNCPVSICVDSDDLVYVGENENNRVSVFTCEGVFLKSFGSKGSVPGQFISPYGIAVDQCGVVYVSDYSGNNRVQIFS
- the LOC135333337 gene encoding nuclear pore membrane glycoprotein 210-like isoform X1; this translates as MHNESPFSFGSVTSELSFHWSVSNMDILVLSSVYEEAGVSLDEEQDFDAMLRARNPGQSVVRITAKCGTGMCDPELATFTNQVQVRVLPPLELLRPIGGHFLLPQNGKAKIVTNCDGISRLSYQLMQSVGIGSGSSVIRVSSEGEIGTAAVNGHAVVMVTADAMGMGLNQSAVVHVELPECQFLSFSPPSQSDCLQHPDTGEVHDLPTLITKHQVVEINDPVQVTPKHLVILWDPQTEFKYQHQWNVQRHYPELYEYLEYKVHVTEWSCVRWRGLLTTRTKGKSLVVAVDTKNTAHFDKQSHGADTAL